A genomic region of Roseofilum casamattae BLCC-M143 contains the following coding sequences:
- a CDS encoding calcium-translocating P-type ATPase, PMCA-type: protein MTIERYTATLDNSKHLRGLTARQVDESRDRHGPNILTPGEQTPWWTLYLEKYEDPIIRILIVAALVAIAIGFVDGDYIEGVGILIAIFLATTVAFINEYKATQEFNILNQVNDEVPITVVRDSIFTTVPKKDIVVGDIILLEAGDEVPADGVVVGAVSFQINESSLTGETLPVTKVTSHQLETLSVDSTAYSPDRALRGTIVVDGHGILEIIAVGDRTEIGDTARAASGPTNEKTPLNQQLDRLSQLIGVCGLAIAVFIDAALIFRGILTHEFALTYQQWYVTGLVILSAAIALVKVWLPIVYDGLSFLKPELEMPEWLEDESILEWLKSFAIGALVLGAGLGVGWLLHWVPSNPQSWITKAAATSLLTYFTIAVAIIVVAVPEGLPLSVVLSLAYSMRRMTSQNALVRQMQACETIGATTVICSDKTGTITLNKMEVSQACLAGEMDLIAEAIAVNSTANLERSCDLDGGKENVSVIGDPTEGALLLWLEERDRNYQDQRQSFNILTQLTFSPERKYMATLGYAPGFECPILHIKGAPEVILPRCNRMVTKDGVQPIRSHSEIANDIQQYEAKGMRILGLAYLDTIPALDRESDVEIEPMLNQPMIWLGFFAISDPIRPDVPRAIKTCKRAGVGVKIVTGDNSNTAQHIAREIGLVTEEDGSECFITGKAFAQLNDEEARTAVKDLKVLSRARPGDKQRLVKLLQDNGEVVAVTGDGTNDAPAMNQAQVGLAMGQESTSVAKDASDIIILDHSFKSIENAVMWGRSLYQNIQKFLLFQLTINVAACALALLGPFININLPLTVTQLLWVNLIMDTFAALALATEPANPKVMRDRPRDPKAFIITPAMARQILTVAALFLVFFVAFLLYIQQDGEVSPYELSLFFTTFVIVNWWNLFNAKCFGVKESIFKNLSDSPGFLSISAIILFGQIAMVQWGGTVFRTVPLSLQDWLIIWGGTSAILWVGEIERLLARMTAKTES from the coding sequence ATGACGATTGAACGCTATACAGCTACTCTAGATAACTCCAAACACCTCCGGGGATTAACTGCCCGACAAGTAGACGAAAGTCGCGATCGCCACGGCCCTAATATACTCACTCCTGGCGAACAAACTCCCTGGTGGACTCTTTATTTAGAAAAATATGAAGACCCAATTATTCGCATTCTCATTGTTGCTGCTCTGGTCGCGATCGCCATTGGTTTTGTTGATGGAGATTATATCGAAGGCGTCGGCATTCTGATCGCGATTTTTCTCGCCACCACCGTTGCGTTTATTAACGAGTACAAAGCGACGCAAGAGTTTAATATTCTCAATCAAGTTAATGATGAAGTCCCCATTACCGTAGTTCGCGATAGTATCTTTACCACGGTTCCAAAAAAAGATATTGTCGTTGGCGATATTATCTTGCTCGAAGCGGGGGATGAAGTGCCTGCCGATGGCGTTGTCGTTGGGGCGGTTTCTTTTCAAATCAACGAGTCGAGCCTTACCGGCGAAACTCTCCCAGTAACCAAAGTAACTTCTCATCAACTGGAGACGCTCTCAGTCGATAGTACGGCTTACTCGCCCGATCGCGCTCTGCGGGGTACGATTGTCGTAGACGGCCATGGCATCCTGGAAATTATTGCCGTGGGCGATCGCACCGAAATTGGCGACACTGCCCGCGCTGCTAGCGGTCCGACGAATGAAAAAACTCCCCTCAATCAACAACTCGATCGCCTCAGTCAGTTAATTGGAGTTTGCGGACTGGCGATCGCCGTTTTCATCGATGCGGCACTGATTTTTCGCGGCATCCTCACCCACGAGTTCGCTCTCACCTATCAACAGTGGTACGTCACCGGTTTAGTCATTCTCAGCGCAGCTATTGCCCTAGTTAAAGTTTGGTTGCCTATTGTCTACGACGGCCTGAGTTTCCTCAAACCCGAACTCGAAATGCCGGAATGGCTGGAAGACGAAAGCATCCTGGAATGGCTGAAAAGTTTTGCCATCGGAGCGCTAGTGCTGGGGGCCGGATTGGGGGTAGGCTGGCTCTTGCATTGGGTTCCCAGCAACCCCCAATCCTGGATTACCAAAGCCGCCGCCACCTCCTTACTCACCTACTTCACGATCGCCGTTGCCATCATTGTAGTTGCCGTTCCCGAAGGTCTTCCCCTGAGCGTCGTCCTCAGCCTCGCCTACAGTATGCGACGCATGACCAGCCAGAATGCTCTGGTGCGACAAATGCAAGCCTGCGAAACCATTGGCGCGACTACGGTTATTTGTTCCGATAAAACCGGAACCATTACCTTAAATAAGATGGAAGTCAGCCAAGCCTGTTTGGCAGGAGAGATGGATTTAATCGCCGAAGCGATCGCCGTTAATAGTACGGCCAACCTAGAACGCAGTTGCGACTTGGATGGAGGAAAAGAAAATGTTTCCGTCATTGGCGATCCTACCGAGGGCGCTCTCCTGCTCTGGTTGGAAGAGCGCGATCGCAACTATCAAGACCAACGCCAGTCTTTCAATATCCTCACTCAGCTTACCTTTTCGCCGGAACGAAAATACATGGCAACCTTAGGCTATGCACCCGGATTTGAATGCCCGATCCTCCACATCAAAGGGGCGCCAGAAGTCATCCTCCCCCGATGCAACCGTATGGTCACTAAAGATGGCGTACAACCGATCCGCAGCCATAGTGAAATTGCCAACGATATCCAGCAGTACGAAGCCAAGGGCATGAGGATTTTAGGATTAGCCTATTTAGATACTATCCCTGCTCTCGATCGAGAAAGTGACGTTGAAATCGAACCAATGCTGAATCAACCGATGATCTGGCTGGGCTTTTTTGCCATTTCCGATCCCATTCGTCCCGATGTTCCCCGAGCGATTAAAACCTGCAAGCGAGCTGGTGTCGGAGTGAAAATTGTCACCGGCGATAACTCTAACACTGCCCAGCACATTGCCCGAGAAATCGGATTAGTCACGGAAGAGGATGGTTCGGAGTGCTTTATTACCGGAAAAGCTTTTGCGCAACTCAATGATGAAGAAGCTCGCACCGCTGTCAAAGATTTAAAAGTGCTCTCTCGCGCTCGTCCTGGAGACAAACAACGGCTGGTGAAACTGTTGCAAGACAATGGCGAAGTGGTTGCCGTCACTGGAGATGGCACCAACGATGCTCCGGCGATGAATCAAGCTCAGGTGGGTTTGGCTATGGGACAAGAGAGTACTTCCGTGGCGAAAGATGCCAGCGATATTATTATTCTCGACCACTCCTTCAAGAGTATTGAGAATGCGGTAATGTGGGGGCGATCGCTCTATCAAAATATCCAGAAGTTTCTCTTATTCCAGCTCACTATTAACGTCGCCGCTTGTGCCCTCGCTCTCCTCGGACCGTTCATCAACATCAATCTGCCGCTAACAGTAACCCAATTATTATGGGTGAACTTAATTATGGACACCTTTGCCGCCTTAGCTCTGGCGACAGAACCGGCAAATCCCAAAGTCATGCGCGATCGCCCCCGGGACCCGAAAGCCTTTATCATTACCCCAGCTATGGCGCGGCAAATTCTCACGGTGGCAGCTCTGTTCTTGGTCTTCTTCGTTGCTTTCCTGCTCTATATTCAGCAAGATGGCGAAGTCAGTCCTTACGAACTCTCCTTATTCTTCACCACCTTTGTTATTGTCAACTGGTGGAACCTGTTCAATGCAAAATGCTTCGGAGTTAAAGAATCCATCTTCAAAAATCTGTCGGATAGTCCCGGATTTTTAAGCATCTCTGCAATTATCCTATTCGGACAAATTGCCATGGTGCAATGGGGCGGAACCGTCTTTAGAACCGTTCCTCTTTCTCTCCAGGATTGGTTAATTATTTGGGGAGGAACCTCCGCCATTCTCTGGGTGGGGGAAATCGAACGCTTGTTGGCACGAATGACGGCGAAAACCGAATCCTAG
- a CDS encoding Coenzyme F420 hydrogenase/dehydrogenase, beta subunit C-terminal domain, with amino-acid sequence MTSTARKHHKAKGLKPGSVRPAKELCSECGLCDTSYIHYVKEACAFINQQIPELETQSHGRARDLDNPEELYFGVHDTMMAARKIEPIAGAQWTGIVSTIAIEMLTQGKVEGVVCVQNTAEDRFQPMPVIARTPEEILAARVNKPTLSPNLSILEEVEQSGMKRLLVIGVGCQIQALRAVEKELGLEKLYVLGTPCVDNVTRAGLQKFLDTTSRSPDTVVHYEFMQDFRVHFKHEDGSTETVPFFGLNTKELKDVFAPSCMSCFDYTNALADLVVGYMGAPFGWQWIMVRNETGQELLDSAWNQLETQPVMSKGDRRNAVQQSIPAYDKGVTLPMWAAKLMGVVIERVGPKGLEYARFSIDSHFTRNYLYVKRQHPEKLEEHVPEFAKKIVGQYQLPD; translated from the coding sequence ATGACCTCTACTGCCCGCAAACATCATAAAGCCAAAGGACTCAAGCCAGGGAGCGTCCGTCCGGCAAAAGAACTCTGTAGCGAATGCGGACTGTGCGATACCTCCTATATCCACTACGTCAAAGAAGCCTGTGCGTTTATCAATCAGCAAATTCCGGAACTGGAAACCCAGAGTCATGGGAGAGCGAGAGATTTAGATAATCCGGAAGAACTCTACTTTGGCGTTCATGACACAATGATGGCGGCGCGGAAGATCGAACCGATCGCCGGAGCGCAATGGACGGGAATTGTCAGTACTATTGCGATCGAAATGTTGACTCAGGGCAAGGTAGAAGGCGTTGTATGCGTACAAAACACGGCTGAGGATCGTTTTCAACCCATGCCCGTCATTGCCCGTACTCCGGAAGAAATTCTGGCGGCTCGAGTGAATAAGCCCACACTGTCACCAAATTTGTCTATACTAGAGGAAGTAGAACAGTCGGGGATGAAACGCCTGCTAGTTATTGGAGTTGGCTGCCAAATCCAAGCACTGCGGGCGGTGGAAAAAGAACTCGGACTGGAAAAACTCTATGTGTTAGGAACCCCTTGCGTCGATAATGTGACTCGCGCGGGCTTGCAAAAATTCTTAGATACCACGAGCCGATCGCCGGATACGGTGGTTCATTACGAATTCATGCAAGACTTCCGCGTCCACTTTAAACACGAAGATGGTTCTACGGAAACCGTACCCTTTTTTGGACTGAATACAAAGGAACTCAAAGATGTGTTTGCGCCCTCGTGCATGAGTTGTTTTGACTATACCAATGCTCTGGCCGATTTAGTTGTCGGATACATGGGCGCTCCCTTTGGTTGGCAGTGGATTATGGTTCGTAATGAAACCGGACAAGAACTGCTCGATAGCGCCTGGAATCAACTGGAAACGCAACCGGTGATGTCGAAAGGCGATCGCCGCAATGCCGTACAGCAAAGTATTCCCGCTTACGATAAAGGCGTTACCCTACCCATGTGGGCGGCGAAACTCATGGGAGTGGTCATCGAACGAGTCGGCCCGAAAGGTTTGGAATACGCCCGCTTTTCCATCGACTCTCACTTTACCCGCAACTACCTATACGTCAAGCGCCAGCATCCAGAAAAACTCGAGGAACACGTGCCCGAGTTTGCGAAGAAAATTGTCGGTCAATATCAGCTTCCGGACTAA
- a CDS encoding Hsp20/alpha crystallin family protein — translation MALIRLEPFREIDTIQRQMNRLLDEIMPKEVMYDRASFIPAAELEETPEAFTLKLEVPGLNAEDLDIQVTAESVSIAGERRSEKTSEDNGVSRSEFRYGKFQRVIPLPNRVQNNHVEAEYKDGILHLTLPKVEEEQHKVVKVKVG, via the coding sequence ATGGCTTTAATTCGCTTAGAACCCTTTCGCGAAATCGATACAATTCAACGACAAATGAATCGCTTATTAGATGAAATAATGCCGAAAGAAGTGATGTACGATCGCGCTAGTTTTATTCCTGCTGCGGAATTAGAGGAAACGCCGGAAGCCTTTACGCTGAAGCTGGAAGTTCCGGGATTGAATGCGGAAGATCTCGATATTCAAGTGACGGCGGAATCTGTTTCTATTGCGGGCGAACGGCGCAGCGAAAAGACTTCGGAAGACAATGGTGTCAGTCGCTCTGAGTTTCGCTACGGTAAGTTCCAACGGGTTATTCCTCTACCCAACCGCGTACAAAATAATCATGTGGAAGCGGAGTATAAAGATGGGATTTTGCACTTGACTCTGCCGAAGGTTGAAGAGGAGCAACATAAGGTGGTGAAAGTCAAAGTTGGCTAA
- the cobW gene encoding cobalamin biosynthesis protein CobW, whose amino-acid sequence MHKIPVTIITGFLGAGKTTLIRNLLQNNDGRKIAVLVNEFGEVGIDGDLLRSCQVCDDENEAENNIVELTNGCLCCTVQEEFYPTMQQLLQRRETIDSIVIETSGLALPKPLIQAFRWPEIRNGATVDGVVTVVDAHALSSGTLVGDLDALEEQRQADPNLDHETPIEELFEDQLACADLILLTKTDLVESAGLEQVQSWLQQEVSPSVKQVNCNNGEIDAQVLLGFNAAVEDNLDSRPSHHDHEEEHDHDDDINSVELICDRAFDPQALIDQLQQQVAEQEIYRIKGFVSVPNKPMRLVLQGVGNRFDTFYDRLWKPDEPRQTRLVFIGRELKREPLDAIANI is encoded by the coding sequence ATGCATAAAATTCCCGTAACCATCATCACTGGATTTCTTGGCGCCGGAAAAACCACCCTCATCCGCAATTTATTGCAAAATAACGACGGTCGTAAAATCGCCGTTTTAGTCAATGAATTTGGGGAAGTCGGCATTGATGGCGACCTGTTGCGTTCCTGTCAAGTGTGCGACGATGAAAATGAAGCTGAGAATAATATTGTCGAACTGACCAATGGCTGTCTCTGTTGCACCGTGCAAGAAGAATTTTATCCCACCATGCAACAACTATTGCAACGGCGAGAAACCATCGATTCTATTGTCATTGAAACCTCCGGACTCGCGCTTCCCAAACCTCTCATCCAAGCCTTTCGCTGGCCGGAAATTCGGAATGGAGCCACCGTGGATGGAGTGGTAACTGTCGTTGATGCGCACGCACTTTCGAGTGGAACTCTCGTCGGCGACTTAGACGCATTAGAAGAACAGCGACAAGCCGATCCAAATCTAGACCACGAAACCCCAATTGAGGAGTTATTTGAAGATCAATTAGCCTGTGCTGACTTAATTTTATTGACGAAAACCGATTTAGTAGAGTCCGCTGGTTTAGAGCAAGTTCAATCTTGGTTGCAGCAAGAAGTTTCGCCTTCAGTGAAGCAAGTGAACTGCAACAATGGGGAAATTGACGCACAGGTTTTGCTCGGATTTAATGCCGCTGTTGAAGATAACTTAGACAGTCGTCCCAGCCATCACGACCATGAAGAAGAACACGACCACGATGATGACATTAATTCAGTGGAGTTAATTTGCGATCGCGCGTTCGATCCGCAAGCCTTAATCGACCAGTTACAGCAACAGGTTGCCGAACAAGAAATCTATCGAATTAAAGGATTTGTTTCCGTTCCAAATAAACCCATGCGCTTAGTTTTGCAAGGGGTTGGCAACCGTTTCGATACCTTTTACGATCGCCTTTGGAAACCCGACGAACCCAGACAAACTCGTCTGGTATTTATCGGTCGAGAATTGAAGCGCGAGCCACTCGATGCGATCGCAAACATTTAG
- a CDS encoding energy-coupling factor ABC transporter ATP-binding protein: MAVPLLELNQISYCYPGQTMPTFDRFSLKLERDRKIVLLGRNGSGKSTLLLLMTGLYQINQGQIFWQGQPLDYRANQLRQWRENIGLAFQNPEHQLVAGTVADDISYGLCNLELPEAEILRRIDEAIANFQLQEIAHTPLHHLSLGQKRRVALAGVMAIQPQLLLLDEPTAYLDPQQMQTLLQELGKIEERGTTIAIATHNLNFAYQWADWFIIIDRGNLILEGDATTVFSQQSRLEEMGLGLPSIWELWHSLPRDIRPPNTPVPRTIRDWKTRFNSQS; this comes from the coding sequence ATGGCCGTACCGTTGCTCGAACTGAACCAAATTAGCTATTGTTATCCAGGGCAAACTATGCCAACCTTCGATCGGTTTAGCCTGAAGCTGGAGCGCGATCGCAAAATTGTCTTATTAGGTCGTAATGGCTCGGGAAAATCGACCTTGCTACTCTTAATGACTGGCTTATATCAAATTAACCAAGGTCAGATCTTTTGGCAAGGTCAACCGCTGGATTATCGAGCAAACCAATTAAGACAATGGCGAGAAAATATTGGATTGGCTTTTCAAAATCCCGAACACCAATTAGTCGCGGGAACTGTTGCCGACGATATCTCTTACGGACTGTGCAATTTAGAACTTCCAGAAGCAGAAATTCTGCGCCGGATTGACGAGGCGATCGCAAATTTTCAACTGCAAGAGATTGCTCATACTCCCCTCCATCATCTCAGCTTAGGACAAAAGCGACGAGTTGCCCTAGCCGGAGTCATGGCCATTCAACCGCAACTACTTCTGCTCGACGAACCTACCGCTTATTTAGATCCCCAACAAATGCAAACCTTATTGCAAGAATTAGGCAAAATAGAAGAACGGGGAACGACAATTGCGATCGCAACTCACAACCTCAATTTTGCCTATCAATGGGCAGATTGGTTTATTATCATCGATCGCGGTAACCTCATTCTCGAAGGCGATGCAACTACCGTATTTTCCCAACAATCTCGACTGGAAGAAATGGGTTTAGGACTTCCATCTATCTGGGAATTATGGCATTCTCTCCCCAGGGATATTCGTCCTCCCAATACTCCAGTTCCGCGAACTATACGAGATTGGAAAACCCGATTTAACTCCCAATCTTAG
- the cbiQ gene encoding cobalt ECF transporter T component CbiQ: MGLPTDTWAYTNSLKRLPPEQKLTFSLLGLLFALVAQPVTQVCISLLMAVWTIIYAKIPLQFYLKLLLGGSSFIMMSSLALLVDIQWASSENINTTQQILGGAMGSIYWSVSQTNLELFTQLILRALAGLSCFFFLMLTVPAIAIISILRQWRCPEILLELMLLMYRLIWVLQKTARELKLAQQARGGYRTFGLSLRSSSLLIQQLLHRSLTDYHRFALGAIARGFMHKFQILSTQTYQRSPRHEREATLSLAFLMGLDLYLRFA, encoded by the coding sequence ATGGGTCTACCGACGGATACTTGGGCATACACTAATAGTTTGAAGCGACTGCCTCCGGAACAAAAGTTAACGTTTAGTTTGCTGGGATTGCTTTTTGCCCTAGTTGCCCAACCAGTCACCCAAGTTTGTATTAGTCTGTTAATGGCTGTATGGACGATTATCTACGCTAAAATTCCTCTCCAGTTTTACCTGAAGCTGTTGCTGGGTGGTTCCTCCTTTATTATGATGAGTTCTCTGGCATTGCTCGTAGATATTCAGTGGGCAAGTTCCGAGAATATTAATACCACTCAACAGATTTTGGGCGGAGCAATGGGGTCAATCTATTGGTCGGTTTCTCAGACGAATCTAGAATTATTTACTCAGCTCATCTTGCGCGCTCTGGCTGGTCTTTCTTGTTTCTTTTTTCTCATGCTCACCGTTCCCGCGATCGCAATTATTTCCATCTTGCGCCAATGGCGTTGTCCGGAAATTCTCTTGGAGTTAATGTTGCTCATGTATCGCTTAATTTGGGTATTGCAGAAAACAGCGAGAGAGCTAAAATTAGCCCAGCAAGCAAGAGGGGGATATCGCACATTCGGTCTTAGTTTGCGCAGTTCTAGTTTATTGATTCAACAACTATTGCATCGCAGCTTAACCGACTACCATCGCTTTGCTTTAGGGGCGATCGCGCGGGGTTTTATGCACAAATTCCAAATTTTGTCAACCCAAACCTATCAGCGATCGCCGCGTCACGAACGGGAAGCAACCTTATCTCTCGCCTTCCTTATGGGTTTAGACCTCTATTTGCGATTCGCATAA
- a CDS encoding energy-coupling factor ABC transporter substrate-binding protein: MNKTELDSNSRGWPNQILLLAIIAITVFPLIVIKDSEFGGADGQAEDIITDINSEYEPWFNPLLEPPGGETESLLFALQAAFGAGILGYGIGWYRGRSQPNTAVPDDSNS, encoded by the coding sequence ATGAATAAAACTGAACTTGACTCCAATTCTCGTGGCTGGCCGAACCAGATATTATTGCTCGCCATTATTGCCATAACCGTCTTTCCTCTAATCGTCATTAAAGATAGCGAATTTGGTGGTGCGGACGGGCAAGCCGAAGATATTATTACCGACATTAATTCCGAATACGAACCTTGGTTTAACCCCCTACTCGAACCTCCCGGTGGCGAGACCGAATCATTATTATTTGCCCTGCAAGCTGCCTTCGGTGCGGGAATCTTGGGCTATGGCATCGGTTGGTATCGCGGTCGTTCTCAGCCAAACACTGCAGTACCTGATGACTCGAACTCGTAG
- a CDS encoding energy-coupling factor ABC transporter permease, which translates to MNYRQRTAPFRPLRWGRRLLWTLLAFATTLLLSLIPAPAQAMHVMEGFLPFGWALFWWLLFLPFFGLGLYRINQTVQQHPELKLLLALSGAFAFVLSALKIPSVTGSSSHPTGTGLGAILFGPSTMTVLGSLVLLFQALLLAHGGLTTLGANAVSMAVVGPFVAFGVYRLVMAICDRQSLSIFLAAAIGNLATYLVTSLQLALAFPLETGGIVGAFLKFASIFALTQIPLAIIEGLLTVMVWNGLTAYSQTELKVLNLIDSKTA; encoded by the coding sequence ATGAATTATCGCCAGCGTACAGCGCCATTTCGGCCATTGCGATGGGGTCGTCGGCTTCTTTGGACCCTGCTTGCTTTTGCCACTACCCTATTACTATCTCTCATTCCTGCCCCCGCGCAAGCCATGCACGTGATGGAAGGATTTCTTCCCTTCGGCTGGGCCCTGTTTTGGTGGCTCCTCTTTCTTCCCTTCTTCGGTTTAGGGTTATATCGGATTAACCAAACCGTACAACAGCATCCCGAACTCAAGCTCCTGCTCGCTCTTTCCGGAGCCTTCGCTTTCGTCCTTTCCGCACTGAAAATTCCTTCGGTTACCGGAAGTTCTTCCCACCCCACCGGTACGGGACTCGGAGCCATTTTATTCGGCCCGTCTACCATGACCGTATTGGGCAGTTTAGTGCTGCTCTTCCAAGCCTTATTACTCGCCCATGGAGGTCTGACGACTCTGGGAGCCAATGCGGTTTCTATGGCTGTTGTCGGGCCCTTTGTCGCCTTTGGGGTTTATCGTCTCGTTATGGCCATTTGCGATCGCCAAAGTTTAAGTATTTTTCTCGCCGCTGCTATTGGCAATCTCGCCACCTATCTGGTCACTTCCTTGCAATTAGCTCTCGCTTTTCCACTAGAGACCGGTGGAATTGTCGGTGCATTTCTTAAATTTGCTAGTATCTTTGCTCTAACGCAAATTCCGCTGGCAATTATTGAAGGATTATTAACCGTCATGGTCTGGAATGGTTTGACGGCCTATTCCCAAACCGAATTAAAAGTATTGAATTTAATCGACTCCAAAACCGCATGA
- a CDS encoding ATP-grasp domain-containing protein — MDLLEYQAKELFAETGIPTLPSECINHPAQLKDLKIPYPVVLKSQVRAGGRGKAGGIKFVQNTIDAVAAARAIANLPIMGDYPETILAEVQYNPDRQFYLAVVLDTSSRRPLLLGSHKGGVDLEAAMVTMQTVVVDRGFSPFYARHLALKMGLKGKLIRSVSQIVEKMYRLFVEKDLDLVEIDPLGVSADGSIMALDGKVTANDRALSRHPELVELLLKNNHCGDRCPPLRSELSQTNEPTDLGLEAIELGGTVGLLCNGEGLMMATLDLIYDSGAHPASCVNITGELQGIWLPEMLCDRLEQGLESVLTNPEMEVLLINLITTLTPSDRIAETILRVLQRRSQADGERPISIILRLVGDPMSAATQEALENFPIYAIADLETAVNSIGTIDTMQPEPPLTLTAIATDEL, encoded by the coding sequence ATGGACTTACTCGAGTATCAGGCAAAGGAATTGTTTGCAGAGACAGGAATTCCCACATTGCCTTCGGAGTGCATTAACCACCCTGCCCAACTCAAGGACTTAAAAATTCCCTATCCGGTTGTGCTGAAATCTCAAGTGCGCGCGGGAGGGCGCGGGAAGGCTGGAGGGATTAAGTTTGTTCAAAATACCATCGATGCGGTGGCAGCGGCTCGGGCGATCGCCAATCTACCGATTATGGGCGACTATCCAGAAACGATTTTAGCTGAAGTTCAATATAATCCCGATCGCCAATTTTATTTAGCCGTCGTTCTCGATACGAGCAGCCGCCGTCCCCTTTTGCTCGGTTCCCACAAAGGAGGAGTCGATCTCGAGGCGGCTATGGTGACGATGCAAACCGTGGTGGTCGATCGCGGATTTTCCCCGTTTTATGCCCGTCACTTGGCGTTGAAAATGGGACTGAAGGGCAAGCTGATCCGATCGGTGAGCCAGATCGTGGAAAAAATGTATCGGTTGTTTGTCGAAAAAGACTTGGATTTGGTCGAGATCGATCCCTTAGGGGTGAGCGCCGATGGTAGCATTATGGCTCTCGATGGTAAGGTAACAGCCAACGATCGCGCCTTAAGCCGCCATCCCGAACTGGTCGAGTTATTGCTGAAAAATAACCATTGCGGCGATCGCTGCCCTCCCCTGCGCTCCGAACTGTCCCAAACCAACGAACCCACAGATTTAGGGTTAGAGGCGATCGAGTTGGGAGGAACCGTTGGGTTGCTCTGCAATGGGGAAGGGTTGATGATGGCGACATTGGATTTAATTTACGACAGTGGCGCGCACCCGGCCAGTTGTGTGAATATTACGGGAGAATTGCAAGGTATCTGGTTGCCCGAAATGCTCTGCGATCGCCTCGAACAAGGATTGGAGTCAGTCTTGACCAATCCCGAGATGGAAGTGTTGTTAATTAATTTAATTACCACATTAACCCCCAGCGATCGGATTGCCGAAACGATTCTCCGGGTGTTGCAACGGCGATCGCAAGCGGACGGAGAACGCCCCATTTCAATAATTTTGCGCTTAGTTGGCGATCCGATGAGTGCTGCCACGCAAGAAGCACTGGAGAATTTTCCCATCTACGCGATCGCAGACCTAGAAACAGCGGTCAATTCCATTGGCACTATAGACACAATGCAACCCGAACCCCCGTTAACTCTAACCGCGATCGCCACTGATGAACTTTAA
- a CDS encoding succinate--CoA ligase subunit alpha: MNFNKTQNVLVQGITEPLGRVHAALMKEYGTPIVAGVSPGDGGQEINGIPIFDLVAEAVKQFEGIDTTLIFVPPYEMLDAALEAIASGIEQIILIPAGMPPLDMVKLLEKAEATDTLVLGPNCPGIIVPGQVLLGTHPAQCYSPGRIGLISCSDTLTYQVALELTQAGWGQSIALALGRETILGSSFSQWLQILEEDEQTDAIVLVGEIDGVGGEARAAEYIIESIDKPVVAYLAGQKMPHSRPRGHAIALLTSRIASQLSVGETPVTSWEGTKNWRDRKLAAFAAGKIPVAQKPSDIPRLLQEQLKPVKPSRSTRNSRKQTNPKR; this comes from the coding sequence ATGAACTTTAACAAGACTCAAAACGTATTGGTCCAGGGCATTACCGAACCCTTGGGACGAGTTCATGCCGCCTTAATGAAGGAGTATGGAACGCCCATCGTTGCCGGAGTCTCCCCCGGAGATGGGGGACAAGAGATTAATGGCATCCCCATTTTCGATCTGGTGGCAGAAGCCGTGAAGCAGTTCGAGGGCATTGATACGACGTTGATTTTTGTTCCGCCTTACGAAATGCTGGATGCGGCTCTCGAGGCGATCGCCAGCGGCATCGAACAGATCATTTTAATCCCAGCGGGAATGCCTCCTCTGGATATGGTCAAACTTCTGGAAAAAGCGGAAGCCACCGATACGTTGGTGCTCGGTCCCAACTGTCCGGGAATTATCGTGCCCGGACAAGTCCTTTTGGGGACTCATCCGGCTCAATGTTATAGTCCGGGTCGGATTGGCTTAATTAGCTGTAGCGATACCCTCACCTACCAAGTTGCCCTGGAATTAACCCAAGCGGGATGGGGTCAGTCCATTGCCCTCGCTCTCGGTCGCGAAACCATCTTAGGCTCGTCCTTTTCTCAATGGTTGCAAATTTTGGAAGAGGACGAACAGACCGATGCGATCGTTTTGGTCGGAGAAATAGATGGGGTGGGGGGTGAAGCGAGAGCGGCGGAATATATTATCGAGTCTATTGATAAACCGGTAGTTGCCTATTTAGCCGGACAAAAAATGCCCCACTCTCGTCCGCGAGGTCATGCGATCGCATTACTTACATCGCGCATTGCCTCCCAGCTCTCGGTTGGCGAAACTCCGGTAACGTCTTGGGAAGGGACCAAGAATTGGCGCGATCGTAAACTCGCCGCATTTGCCGCTGGTAAGATTCCCGTCGCCCAAAAACCGTCCGATATTCCGCGTTTGCTCCAAGAACAATTAAAGCCGGTAAAACCGTCTCGCTCGACTCGCAATTCCAGAAAGCAAACTAATCCAAAACGTTAA